In the genome of Brachypodium distachyon strain Bd21 chromosome 3, Brachypodium_distachyon_v3.0, whole genome shotgun sequence, the window AATGATTGGCGAAATGAAGAAAGCAGATGACAAGTTTCTCAGGGCCTGGCTGATCGTCGCAATGTCCGACTTTCTTTGCCCAACTACAGACCTGAAACTCAACCCAAGCTGCTACCTGTCCTTCATAAAATTGGATGTTGTTGACAACTTAAATTTCTGTCAGTTCGTAGTTGATCAACTACAAGTAGCTTTTAAGAAGTTGGGTGATGAAAAGAACTCAGTCCGGTACTGCGTGTATCACCTTTTCGTAAGCTTTATCAAAACTCTTTCCTTATTTAGTAGGATTCATTTTTCCAgcatttttccttcttctttttgatcTATTATCTCAATTCGCTGATCACTGACGAGCCCTTGAGCAACTGCCCTGTGCGTATCCAGGCATGGACGACGCAAGCCATAAACAGAGTGATCCAACAAGATATGAAAGGACCTGGAGTTTATGGGACTTTGCATGTAAGTTATTCTAAAATCGCGTTCTCAACTCATTTATGCAGTCCAACGGCTAATTTTTCTGCTTGTGCTTTTTCTTCCAGCCCTGGAAGCTAACTGTGTCTTTTTTGGTGTTTGTTCCCCTTGTTTCAATGTGCCAAACAGCTGAGAGTCGCACCGAGGACTACAACAAACTTGTCCCAAATGCTGAGTTGCCAGCGCGATGTAGCTTGTTCCTGGGATTACAACAGGCTGAAGACTTTGTTTCTTCAAAGTTGCCAGTTACCTACAACAAGACGGTATGTGCCCTGCACCAATCAGCCTCCATTTTTGTgtgccttcttttttttgtattgcaaattttcatttttcttgtataTAGATTGTCCTTTTTAACTTACCCCTTCTCTGCTATTTTTAAAATCCACAGAACAAGAGGAAATTAGCAATTATGATTGGGGAACTGTGCACAGGAATTTCAGACAAGATTGGAAATTTTGTGGAGAGGTTAGGCAAACTAGGAGATGAGGAAAATGACAACCAACCCAGGGTTGAAGATGTGAAGAGAAAAAGGGAGGGAGGCACTCGAGTTGATACCGCTAGAAATGCTAATAACAAGAAGAGGAATAGAGATGGCGGAGACCATGTGAAGCAACCCCAAGCATGCGGCAAGGACAACAGGATGGATTATGTTGTGGATGGCAAGGAAGAGGCGCAAGGAGATGACAACGATGAAGTCGATGAGGAGGATGACAAAGAGGACGAGGATTACAAGGGAGGTGATGATGATACAGGGCCTGAGGGGGgcaatgatgatgatggtcaGCAAAAGGCAAAGACAAAGAAGGAAACATCATCTCCCTCCATCGGTCCAACAATCGGCACTTGGCTACGGAATTCAAATAAGACAAAGCAGAACAGTGTTGTCGGATCTCCTAGGGGCTATCTTGTCGGGTCTCCTAGGCGCAAGTTTGGACTTGCAGATTGCAAGATCAATCTCATTCATCTTGTAAATGCAGACACAAAAAGGGACGGCCCGCCCTTTCAAACACTGGTTTTTTCGGCTGTACCGACAGTAGTAGTTAATGAGTTGTCAAAGTTTGCCGAACCAGCAGTCAAGCCACCCAACATAATTGCTGAAAGTCGGCACAACAAGGCAACAGATGTTGTCATTGTAGGCACGACAACACTTGGCGTTTCTACAGACGGAGTCATGGTTCGGGATTCAGCTCACATCGCAGCAACAAAAGGTGTAAGGGGTACATCAATCAAGCGGGAAGAACTGactgaaacaaaacaagaggCAAATAATCTTGAAATTGAAGATCTCATACCAGCTACAAAGGAAGCAGATGGGGCAGCAGATAAGGTCAAAAAGGCAACGCCTGCGCTCAAGGCAAAAGGCAAACTTGCAAATCAAGGTGCACAAGCTGCAAAGCTTTTGATCAAATATAAGAAGCTAGTGTTCCGGAGGAATCTCAGGctaccttcaccaccatctaGTGCGGgcatggcagcagcagctgcagaattttcaaaatttgttGAAGTTGCACCTGCTCAGAGTCCCATGCACCAAGGCAAAGCTGCAGAATCTGCAATACCAAAAGATGAGAAAATCTTCCAATCGCCAGCAAATCGTGAGTCAGTTCAACCtggagtagtagtagtggAGAGCAACAAAAAGCCAAAGTTGCCACTAAGAAGGGCTGGCATTGCAGGGCAGCGCAGTGCCGCGTCAAACAAAGTCAGATATTGCCCTGAACCATCCCCATTTAAAACATGGGCTAGAGCTGAAGATGTTTTCCCTCATGAGCTTAAAGCAGAGTTGCCAAATGGACAAGGAAAGTCATCGGACAAGGCTTGTAAATGGGAAGATCTGGCTCCAAAGTTGATTGCTCCAGCTTCATTTGTTCAAGCAATCGCAGAGGTGAAACCATCTAGCCTAGCTGGGACACATCTGCAACTGTACCCCCCAAGGAATAGAAATGTGCAGAACAGCAACACACCATACAATGGGGCAAGTATAGAAACACGGCCTCCGAATGCTCTCTTAAGGCCAGCATTCCACCACAGCATGTCAGACGATAATATCCATTTAACTCCGGCAAAGGATCACACGCAGAACATCAAGCCTTTGATGAGAAGCAGTTCAGGCAGCGCCACTAACAGAATGGATTTCCCCGCTCCATCCTTCGACATGGGTTTTGGGTTTGAATCACCACCTGATATGCAAGGAAAGTCAGACGGACAAGAAATTGGAGGGATAACACATATCAACCTAGAGGATTTTGACGATCTAGCTAATTGGGATCCCATGTTGCTATCGGCACCTTGTGCCGACGCAGATAAGTTGTCCCTCGAGGTGAAAGTAGCTGctgaaaaaagaagcaagaagaagaagcaaaaaagaagcaagtCCATGTTGACTTGTCCACACCTCCTGAAAATTTAGCCGAAGACCCAGAGTTAAAAGACACGGAAACTATCGATCTTAGTACACCACCCCAACAGCGAAAATTGCCAAATAAACAGTTCTGGATCAACAGCCCCCCACGGTCCGGAGAGGAGATTTATCAAGGCTCCAGCTTGCAAAACGTATCCTTATGTCGACTACAATACAAAGAACTCCCTTCTCCTGCTCAGATGAAGTCAAAGAAACCTACGCAACAGTACTTGTTGTTGGTCGAAGAAGTACAAGGGTTGCCAGAGAATataaaaggtttttttttcctttgcctAACTACTCCGCTTTTCTATATTGAAGAATCagcctcttttttttatcaaatgcATTGACCCTATTCTTGTGTATCTGTAATGTCGAAATGCATCTCAGAGATTATTATTTACAGTGGCTATTACATTACTTTGAAAGAATTGGCAATGTCAATGGCAACACAAGCTTGGTTGAAGAACGCCGTCGTCGAGATTGGCATCGAGTACATCAGGCTAAAAGTACCAAGATTGTGATGCCATTAAGAATCGCCGTAAGCATCTtccttgcttttctttttgtttcagttttttcaGAGACAGCAAACCATGCAACTAAAAAGGACTAAAAAACTTGTTTCTCTGCTCTGTCAAACAAAAAACGCAGACCTGGTTGCAGTGTTTAGACCTGACCAGCTGTGATTTAAGCTCGCTTACACCgtcttttcaatttttttctgtCAGCAACTTGAACTAACATTTACATTTTGGTGTGTTTCATTTGATTTTTGCTCTCGGCCGTTGGGGTTTTTGAAGACACGACTGTGGGATTTTCATGCTCATGAATGCACGGTTATGGGATGGAAGGTTACCCCCAGATTACGGGCAATCCAACGTGCCAAACATCAGGAAGCTGTTCACCTATCTTTGGTTGAGTGCTGACATCAACAACATGCCATGGAAAAAGATTCTGAACCCGAAATAGGTACACAAAACTTCTTGTTCCATGTCTCTTTGAAGCATCTTTTGCACCCATTTTTTGCATCACATGTTTTGGTTTTACAATAAAGCAGCTCAAGTGTGTTTTCaaacctcttcttctttgtccTCCCTTTAGTTGCCGGCCTCACTGGATTCCTAACCGTCGAAGCTTCAGGATTTGATGGGGCTGTAGGGGCTGCAGATGATGAAGGGTTTGATGGGGCTGTAGGAGCTGTCTTCTTCCTAGCATCCTTCCTTGTCTTGTTAAGATGTAAAATTTCAGTCCGCGCTGCACGCATGTGCTTCCCTGCAATCTCTTTTGATGCGGCGGATGCAAAAGCAAATTTGGCAAATTTTCCAAACTGAACCAACAAATTGGCCAGCCAGATCTGCATAACATCAGGTTGATCACCTTCACTAGCACCTGCGTTCTCTCCCTGAATTGCTTGCTGCGTCCAACGTTGCAATATGTAATGCTCTGGTATCTCATCAATAGAACAATGAGTAAAAATCTTCAGTATGTGGCAACAAAGCAATCCATCTTTCAGAAATTTGCATCACTCACATGAATAGAAAGCTTCTTCAATCCTAGCAACGACCTTGTAAGTTCTTGTGTCATAATTGCAGGAGTACTTCCTATTGGGCACAAGTTCATAAACATCACCCCCAAGATGTTTAACGTTGTATCTTCCGATCATTTCGAACTCTTCCCGGAATTTGTAATAAATGTCTCTTGTGTAGACATTCAAAGCTTGCCTTTCAATTGGGTACGAAGACCAAGTTTGGACCTGTAAATGATCTGTCCTATAGTCATTCCCACCTTTTTTTCACTAGGATCTTCAATTGAATCTTCTCATATTGGTGCACAAAATTTAGGATAGAATTGTGTGGGTTTACATAATGCTTCAACACAGCATTAAAACCCTCACTACGTTGTGTAGACTGGAGAAACTGGAAGAAATTATCTTTGAAGTAACACGGCACCCATGTGGCCCTTGTACTGTCCAACTTGTCTCAATGTGGCCCAGCAACCTCATCTCCATGTTTTGCCATCATTACTGTCCAACTTGTCTCAAACTCCGCAGGGCTCAAGCTGTAGTCCACACATTCATTGAAATCAGCAACAAATTTTGGCCTCCTCCCTAGGAATGAACCCAGTTTTTCGTTTGCTTTCTTTATTATGTGCCAGCAGCAATTGCGGTGAATGGTGTTTGGCAAAAAATTTAGCAATAGATGCCCTCATTGCCCATTCCTGATCAGTTATAATGTTATGCGGGGCCCTCCCATGCATTGCATCTAGGTAGGTATTGAACAACCATTCGAAGCTACTTGCCTTCTCATCCCTCAGGAAACCACaactgaaagatcggtatggtcggctagaggggggggtgaataggcgactaacaaattttaatctttttcgttttcttttctagaaagatacaaacacttaaccTAGGGTTTACTAAATTTTCTAAAGGTAATGTAACCCTGGGATGAAGTGCAATAGTCGaagcaatagccgaagcaactagataacaagaatgtaaagggtaaGAATGGATACCACACaagagacgaagatttcactgGAGTTCCACCGATTGGGgtaggtgtacgtctccgtctggaggagtgctctaccacaaaggtagagacgccacaaaggctcactctattctcctctcacggcaccacaaaggtgaatgagctccactaatggcttccttgaaagCGAAGACCGGACCTTTACAAAGTTGACCGGGGCtagctccacaactcaattggagactcccaatccaatcctcAAGCTCCACAATCCCCAAGAGAAGAGCTCAAGGAACCACTTCAGTCTAGGGCTCCCAAATgcccaagagaaatgaaatccacaagagaaacaaggggaatcaactttgtgacttggtgaaaccctagaactaggtcttctcctccaatcctcaaagaatcaacaagggggaagttttatggagggagatctagtAGAATGAAGCTTAGGGAGTTCttgggagagagggggctGTTCTTTGCTTCGTGCTCGGGCAGCaaacccgttggggacgaaggggtatttATTTGGACTCCccaaaatctaaccgttatgcactgcgagTTCCAGGGGTGGAACTTCCGCTGGTCACCGGAAGTTCCAGCCCTGTTCCGGTTCAACTTCCAGAGATCCACAATGGATTCCAATAGCGTTGCGGACCTGGTCTGGAGgttgggcggaagttccgcgGTACCGGAACCCCACCGGAACTTCCAGACCTGGGCAGGCAAATGCACACCAGTTAGGCTCTAGAGTtggttctctctcactttttggtaggctttatgtgggtgcaagatgtttgtttgtgtacgtgaaaagcgattcacccattaccttcccatgtggactccctcttaatagtacggagttcctacgactcaataaccgaaaaagccgctaaaactCTACTACTCTTCATTTTCCAACTTGAGGGCATCGAATCGTTTTGCgccatttgatatcaaatctgaatTACTTAACGTacgattagtccacaacacacgttgtcatcaccaccaaaattaactaggagagaaatgccctttcaacaACCCAACATAAAAGACTGCCCATGCCTGTCTATCCCTATGAAGGGGGCAAAAGGCATATTGTACTGATTTTTTAAGTAGGTAGTATCGAATGAGATGCAATCAGAATATGCCTCCTCATACGCCTTCCTTGCAGCTCCATCTATCCAAAACAAGTTTTGAGCTCTCTGTTCATCGTCTAACAAGACACTGAAGTAAAAGTTTGGGTCATCAAGCTTCTTATCAGAGAAATATGAAATTGTCTCTGCCATGTCACACCCCTTCATTTTTGAACGCAATTTAGATCGATAGTTGCTTATAGCTTTGGTTGTATAGGGAACCAACAGGCCAGATCCATAGAATGATGACATCAATCACATCATGCGCCCTGAAAAAGAAGACAAATATAGAACAACTAAGCAACTTCCAAGTTTTTAGTGTGCATGTACACAAAAGAATTGGGAAAGTAAATTTGGACCCTTTTTGTTTGTCGATGGGTAGGGTTTTTTAGCATACCCAACGTGAATTGCTTTTCACaaaaaagcagcagcagccttgcATAGCACTGTAAGTTGCTTTTTTTACAGTGCTTGGGCTcaattttttgattttttttttgtaaacttgTTGCTAAATTTTTCCTCCCAAAAAAGTGGAATTTTCCTGCCCAATTTTGCTTTTCCTAAACGTACATTTTGGCAAGTTTAACATACAACTAGTAAAAGGGGGGCAACTATTAGGGAACACAATGGGGGAATCATGTAGAACTGTCAAaaactcttcttcctccttggaTATACCCTGATGCGAACGGAGATACTTCGTGAGGGATGGCTTTGCAATCAAAGGATGATTGTGCTCACCAATGAAATATGTTACTTCCCACCCAGAATCTATTAGCTTCACCATCATCCGTGCTTTGCAATTGGTTTGTTTAATTGTTTCTCTTCTTCACTACTTTCTTGCCTTTAGCAAAAGCATGTTCATCAAGTTCAGATTCCTCATCGCTATCCCCTCCAGATTCTGAGCTAATAGCAGGAGCAACTTTAGGCTTATGTGTACTGCTACCTTCAGGTTTAGGCTTTCTGAACTTGTTGCAAACAAACTGTTGTTTCACAACTTCATTTGTGTAGACCGACCTCCTAGAAGTGTTTGATCTTATTGAGAACCCAAGCTTCAGTGCATAAACATTGTAGTGGTTACGAGCACACAACAAAGTATCAAATCTCATCCCTAGGAAAGGCTCTTGGGGCTATGACAAAGCTTCTTCACCATCATATTGTTCTTCAATATGCACTTCTCCAGGGGCATCAGATTGCTGGTTTAATGATGAAGACTCAAACTGCCCAACATGCCCTTCGTGAATCAAATTGTCCACTGCATTTGCATTTACATTATGGGACTCTCCATAATCACCTTCATGCTGATGGGTATCTTTGTCAGGCAATTTTTGGGTGCAATACAATGGGAATAAAGATGTTCCATACCCTTCCTCAGTCCCAACAGCAACATTGAGTTCGACGGGACACTAGTTTAAGTCAAAATCCCCCATCTGCAACCAAATAGGAACACAAAAACAACCAAAAGATTCATAAGTAGGCCCCTTAAAATGTCCATGTCACAAATGAACCAAGCAACTTTTTTGTACTACATTTTTGTCCCATTCTTTTTGCACCAATAAAAACTGAACCAGCAACTTATCCCCCTTCCCCTGCatttttaattctttttttttgtttttttggcaAGCCACAACTCATAAACCAACAAATTTTTGATCTACAGGTGTTGTTCAGCAAGGTGGGGCTTTTATGTGTACAGATACAGTCTGTAGGCCGTGTAAAGATGATGCACATGTTTTTCCCAGGTTTTGTACAGATGTAGTTTTGGGCAGGTTTGTGAACATGCTCAGAATATCAGTTGATGGAGATCAGATGGATAAGAGCAACATCTACTATGCAGCAGGCAACATCCCTTTTTTGCTACATCATGCCTCTCCTAGTTTGTTTGGGAAAGCAGATTTTGGAACGACCCATCACGGATGTTTTGCATCTTTTGCTACAGCAAGTATAGTGTGTGTTTTGGTACTGTGTTTGCTAGGTGTTGCTTATGCACTTGTGCTGTCTTAGATAAATCTAAGATAACTTGGAGTGCAAGTTGATCTACACTGTTTTTGCATTGTCTGGTGCAAACTcaaccaatttttttgcttcctatgcatttttattttccttttttgcttttctgAAATTTGATTTTCCCTATTTTAGTACTAATTTTTGTGCCCAGTTTTGTGTCTTGGCAAACCAAAAGCAACTACTATGTACGACCCCTGTACACAACTTCAAAAGCAACTACCAGGTACGCCCCCTATACCACTCCCCACAACTTTGATCATAGATCAGCAGATTAGGGATGGGGCATAGATCAGCATATTACGGATGGGGCAGTCCTATAAGGAGATTCATGGAAGGTTCTGGCAAATACGTTGGGGCAGCCTCGTCCGTTGCATCAGTCAGGTTTTTGCCTGGGAATTCATGTACAGCAATGGCGAGGTAGGGGGAGAAGTTAGGGATCGGTGGAAGGGGAAAGAAATCAACCAGATCTGCTTTTTGGGTACCGAAGTTGCCTTCTGCTTTTTCCCCGCTTTTTTTTGCTCGCATGCACCGAGTTCTGTAGACATGTGTGGTTAATCCTGGAGAAAAAGGGGGCGGGTCGGGTGCGGGGACCGAACTTGCCTTTTTCGAAAACACGGAACCGGACAGTTTCCATATATGGATGTGTGCCCTGTGCACCCTAATAGTGCACGGGCACCCCTAGTTGCGTCCTTCTTTAAATTATCTGACTTCTAAAAAGTACTTTACTTTTTCGTTTCACCCTTTTTTTCCCAATCGTGTGTTGCGGTTGCCACCGCTACTACACTGTCAAGGCCACTTTCATGAGTTTTGATGTTTTGTTTAACGCCATCATGGCCACCTTTGTTGATTACCAAAAATAGTTAAATCGTCCACGAGGGGAGCACGAATGAAATCTAGAGGATCATCAATCCAAACAAGCGGATCGCTTTGCTCCCTATGCAAGCAAGAAGATTAGTAACAATTTTACTCGACCTCGCAGGATTGTAGCAATCTGAGTATATCACCTTTTGAGGAACAAATGATACCTTGCTAGttagtaaaaaagaaaaaggacatACACGACCAAGTCTCAAATCTAACAATTCTAAGTTATTTTTTTACATATCCTCCTCCATCAAAACTTTCCCTTACTAGTATCTTAAAACTTCGAATTAATTGTGTGATTCAGGCCAAACCACACATTCGAATTTGCTATTTTCTCTTGGTTCTCGCGATCTCCAATTTGGCCGGAGATAATAGCGATCCTCTGATTTGGTCGGAGAGATTAGTATACCCGTAACTGTCTCTGATCCTAGCATCAGTTCAGCAAAAATAACGGTTGCGCCATCAAAGCATTTAACAGTTGTGGTACAGGATCTGCCGCAGATGGCCACCCGACACAGCTTAAACACCAATCAGTGTAATCTAACCATGACTATTATCCAAACTATTCTGCCACAAAGTTAGCATCCTGACCGCCAACAATGTGGACAAACTAGTTTTACTCACGATGGCATTCTACATAATTGTCAGTGGATCAAACATAGTTCATGTCTAAAATATTACTCACCAAGAAAATATAGCAATTGAGCACCGAAGTGGATGGTACTTCTCTCAATCTTCTCATAATATTAGACAGGCAGACTTCAGTAGAACTCAAAGATTCACTAACCAGGCACAAAATTTAGAAGTACAGAACAGACGCTAGGCAGACCAATTTCCCAAATGACTCAGAAACTTATAGCAGTGAACTTAGAAGGTCATCTCATGGGGCTTGTCACCGTCCCTGAGAGAGAACCGGGCACCGAGATAGTTCTTAAGGTCTGGTACAGCCTCAATAGCCTTGATCAACTCCGCATCAATGGTCTTCTGGTCATCCTTCTTGAAGTCAGGCAGATTCTTGGTAGCCTATGTGTTTAACAGAGGGATGATAAAATCAGTATGGGCACAAGATTGTTTAAGATTAAGGGCACGCACAAAGGATGATGACACAATGTACCTCCTTCTCAGTCTCAAATAGCTCGCCTTCGGTCTTCTTCGCCCTGGCCTTCTTGTCCCTAGCGAAGTACTTGTCATCAAACTTCCCTACATTAACCTTGGAGATGTCCACCTTTGTGGATGTGGCAATGACATAAGTCTGGTTAACACGGCGGATTGGTACTCCGTTGATCTTGAACGGTCCTGAAGAGAATAGCAACACTAAAACTTAGACAACATTATAACTATTAAGAACAAGAAAAGGCTATCATCCACCTTAAAGCTTAAATTAAATAGTGTGCattgaaaatccaaaaattCTCCATCATTAGTACCCTTAACATCCACCTTAAAGCTTAAATTAAGTATGTACTGCATAGCAAAATATTCACATGAAACAACTCCCAATCTGAATTATCAAATAAGAGTCCAAAAGAAGCCCCTTGAACGAAAAAGGCTATCTATGCAAAATTGACTTTCTATATAAACACCACAGGCTATTTACATGATTCTACGTCATGTAATACCAACCGGACAGACAAATTGCTAACTTACACACGCGTTCTAGAGTCCACTAAGGAATTCTCGACACCAATTCAAGGACATCCTTAGTTCCTT includes:
- the LOC100836469 gene encoding 60S ribosomal protein L6, whose protein sequence is MAPTSKMALGIKRASRSHSYHRRGLWAIKAKHGGAFPKAEKPAAVAEPKFYPADDVKPRTVSTRKPKPTKLRSTITPGTVLILLAGRYMGKRVVFLKQLKSGLLLITGPFKINGVPIRRVNQTYVIATSTKVDISKVNVGKFDDKYFARDKKARAKKTEGELFETEKEATKNLPDFKKDDQKTIDAELIKAIEAVPDLKNYLGARFSLRDGDKPHEMTF